Proteins from a single region of candidate division KSB1 bacterium:
- a CDS encoding TonB-dependent receptor has product MLRKALLTGCALFLLPALLLAQDGKVRGRITDRESGDPLIGANVTIVGTTLGAATDLNGDYVVLGVPAGVYTVQASYIGYQNVTISNVRVSAGLTTTQDFRLASSAIEVAALEVVAERPLVQRNTTNTVRLTTTEDIQNLPIRGLQNIVALNAGTVQQNGTLYIRGGRANEVAYYVDGVTATNPLFNSENITVVQEAIEELQLQTGGFTAEYGGANSAVVRTTLRTGGPSFKATLDYRTDDFAKGGDQFLGTTSQGFRNVVLTLGGPIGSKLRYFVTGQHNYMRNRTVSFIEPFRFDNLVDDGLTGRPKGSPLPDVVGVERNFLPHNQRYDNQGQGTLVYNFSNAIKFRLSGSYQHQRFPLNHSSFYSHFNNLFWTREQRLVTKRGLAGLKMTHLINPTTFYEVNVNYTDRNSKTFDPVFGDDWTKYGDRRAHEAAGEDVSAWRGVFEGPIAYSTIFRFLFTHPQTPINSYSKDSQTSIGGSVDFTTQLNKNIELKVGGRLDRWTMRSYSVDNSARALIYLFGTDGSSPRQFLDEYVRRVELSKAAGIFYYGWDVDGRNKINDGPNGPQHPVFGSGYVQTKWEYRDLILNMGLRYERIDAKILRPVNIEEPAFDKTNDYIKEDELIRTTPYDYLLPRLNFAFPVTANTVFYAQYGKYIQMPNLNDLYRGGVRSLSRDVSTQTRSLYGFFGQYVGFTAKPERTDQFELGIRQALTDNFAFTVTAFYKDLNDQLRFDRVFADGTGTLAAGTPIFVGWVNNDFGTSKGLEMTLELRRIKRLAARVNYTLSNTRGTGSDSRSTRVAVSDATISSYPTLTYNLDYNQTHRGTAMLDYRFNHGDGGPILQGLGLNALLTFNSGHNYTKINEPYNLGQANPWNVGTRATQDPRGRNPVEPINSSTTPWNFNVDLTLDKLVKLSSLNLKFYANVLNLFNTRHIINLYETTGTDDDDGWLKSPLAAQYIAIPNYLDFYEAINLRNRWGYFLATGNDLWGAPRQIRFGVTVEY; this is encoded by the coding sequence ATGTTGCGTAAAGCTTTGTTAACAGGTTGCGCCTTGTTCCTGTTACCGGCTTTGCTGCTTGCGCAAGATGGCAAGGTGCGCGGCAGAATAACCGACCGGGAATCGGGCGATCCCTTGATCGGCGCGAACGTGACAATCGTGGGTACGACCCTCGGCGCCGCCACCGATCTCAACGGCGATTATGTTGTGCTCGGTGTGCCGGCGGGCGTGTACACGGTTCAGGCGTCCTACATCGGATACCAGAACGTGACGATCTCGAATGTTCGCGTCAGCGCCGGTCTGACCACGACGCAGGATTTTAGACTGGCATCGTCGGCCATCGAAGTCGCGGCGCTGGAAGTCGTGGCGGAACGCCCGCTGGTTCAGCGCAATACCACGAACACGGTGCGCTTGACCACGACGGAAGACATTCAGAATCTGCCGATTCGCGGTCTGCAAAACATCGTGGCGCTAAATGCCGGCACGGTGCAACAGAACGGCACGCTGTACATCCGCGGCGGCCGCGCCAATGAAGTCGCGTATTACGTCGACGGCGTGACCGCGACCAACCCGCTGTTCAACAGTGAAAATATCACCGTCGTGCAGGAGGCTATTGAAGAGTTGCAGTTGCAAACCGGTGGCTTTACGGCGGAATATGGCGGTGCCAACTCCGCTGTCGTCAGAACCACGCTGCGCACCGGCGGCCCGTCGTTCAAGGCCACGTTGGATTATCGCACCGATGATTTTGCCAAAGGTGGCGATCAATTTTTGGGCACCACCTCGCAGGGTTTTCGCAATGTGGTGCTTACACTCGGCGGGCCGATTGGCTCCAAGCTCAGATACTTTGTGACCGGCCAGCATAATTACATGCGGAACCGTACCGTGTCGTTCATTGAGCCGTTTCGCTTTGACAATCTGGTCGACGACGGCTTGACCGGCCGGCCGAAGGGAAGCCCACTGCCCGACGTGGTGGGGGTAGAAAGAAATTTCCTGCCGCACAACCAGCGCTATGATAACCAAGGACAAGGCACCTTGGTGTACAATTTCTCCAATGCGATCAAATTTCGTCTGAGCGGCAGTTATCAGCATCAACGTTTTCCGCTCAACCACAGCAGTTTCTACAGCCACTTTAATAATCTCTTCTGGACGCGCGAGCAGCGTCTGGTCACCAAACGCGGTCTTGCTGGCTTGAAAATGACGCACTTGATCAACCCGACCACCTTCTATGAGGTCAACGTCAATTATACCGACCGCAACTCCAAAACCTTTGATCCGGTCTTTGGCGATGACTGGACGAAATATGGCGACCGCCGCGCCCACGAAGCGGCCGGCGAAGACGTCTCGGCTTGGCGAGGCGTCTTTGAAGGTCCCATCGCTTACAGCACCATCTTTAGATTTTTGTTTACTCACCCGCAAACCCCCATTAACAGCTACAGCAAAGACAGTCAAACCAGCATCGGTGGCTCGGTGGATTTCACCACTCAACTCAACAAGAATATCGAGTTGAAGGTTGGCGGCCGGCTCGATCGCTGGACCATGCGTTCCTACAGCGTCGACAATTCCGCGCGTGCCTTGATCTATCTTTTTGGCACCGACGGCTCCAGTCCGAGACAATTTCTGGATGAATACGTCCGCCGCGTCGAGTTGTCGAAAGCCGCCGGTATTTTCTATTACGGTTGGGACGTGGATGGCCGCAACAAAATCAACGATGGCCCGAACGGCCCGCAGCATCCGGTCTTTGGCTCGGGTTACGTGCAGACGAAGTGGGAATATCGCGATTTGATTCTCAACATGGGTCTGCGTTATGAGCGCATCGACGCCAAGATTTTGCGTCCGGTCAACATTGAAGAGCCGGCCTTCGACAAGACGAATGATTATATCAAAGAAGACGAGTTGATTCGAACCACCCCGTACGATTACTTGTTGCCGCGCCTCAACTTCGCCTTTCCGGTGACCGCCAACACGGTTTTCTATGCGCAATACGGCAAGTATATTCAGATGCCGAATCTGAATGATCTGTACCGCGGCGGCGTGCGGTCATTGAGCCGCGACGTCAGCACGCAAACGCGCTCGCTGTATGGTTTCTTTGGTCAGTACGTCGGCTTTACGGCCAAACCGGAACGCACCGATCAATTTGAATTGGGCATCCGCCAGGCTTTGACCGACAATTTTGCTTTCACGGTCACGGCTTTTTACAAAGACCTGAACGATCAGCTCCGTTTTGACCGCGTGTTTGCCGATGGCACAGGCACCCTGGCCGCCGGCACCCCGATCTTTGTGGGCTGGGTCAACAACGACTTCGGCACCTCGAAGGGCTTGGAAATGACCCTTGAGCTGCGCCGGATCAAGCGTTTGGCGGCGCGCGTCAATTACACGCTCTCCAACACCCGCGGCACCGGCTCGGATTCCCGGTCGACGCGCGTGGCGGTGAGCGATGCCACGATCTCGTCTTATCCCACCCTGACCTATAACCTGGATTACAACCAGACGCATCGCGGCACGGCCATGCTGGATTATCGCTTCAATCATGGCGATGGCGGGCCGATTCTGCAAGGCTTGGGCTTAAACGCTCTGTTGACATTCAACAGCGGCCACAATTATACGAAAATCAACGAGCCGTATAACCTTGGCCAGGCCAATCCATGGAACGTTGGGACTCGCGCCACGCAAGATCCGCGCGGCCGCAATCCGGTTGAGCCGATCAACAGTTCCACCACGCCGTGGAACTTCAATGTCGATTTGACGCTCGACAAGCTGGTCAAATTGAGCAGCCTCAACTTGAAGTTCTATGCCAACGTGTTGAACCTGTTCAACACCCGGCACATCATCAACCTCTATGAAACCACCGGCACCGACGACGATGACGGCTGGCTGAAAAGCCCGCTGGCGGCGCAGTATATCGCCATTCCGAACTATCTGGATTTCTACGAGGCGATCAACCTCCGCAACCGTTGGGGCTATTTTCTGGCCACCGGCAACGACCTCTGGGGCGCGCCGCGCCAGATTCGTTTCGGCGTGACGGTTGAGTACTAG
- a CDS encoding T9SS type A sorting domain-containing protein, giving the protein MKKAFSFLRAFLAAGVLLGLMTGFALAKEPASEKGKRESLAKTAAYQPDIYQILNINNLWSWHRRDGQANHSPTGDNGTFYPRGTAWTIYQDGLVFGSRAYVDAQKSRPAPFGQITRVGGATYATGQRQGWVTGLGATAQFVDPADPRARIYRVRRDWKEMSADELRRDAAESNEIAASTVTAAQMQQIADRYLKDWKEWPVDLGAPYIDRNGNGKYDPPPDNFTVADLIDKKYDEPGIAGADPNSPADQVLWCVFNDLHRPTSTGRFGSEPSGLEIQMTMWGYKRTDALGNMFFRKWRIINKGGVDIDAAGTKGGLYLDSMYVCQWSDPDLGSFSDDLTGCDTTLSLGFIYNGNAVDTDYRKFNLPPPSAGYDFLQGPIVPSPGSRAVFDLKYRNNFKNLGMVGFSYFSAGSPYSDPTGGYTTNTIRWYKMLRGFAPLDGPDVRYNHPPGVTPGPYPLAGDPVKGTGHVDGKGTNFSFVPGDRRLLIITGPFKLALGDTQEVVVACVMGLGADRLSSISVMKFNDRFAQNTYNALFRVPKAPAAPDVKVAQLDGQLVLEWGSNLARVREIETTVNEPGAYKFEGYNVYQFRTPNASLKDGKRLATYDLLDDPAVILDEQFDPASGQILQLPAQFGSNGGIQRYFVINRDFIKDVDKLNNGEEYYFGVTAYSKATEPGYLPAALESPLQILTIIPQSPRLGQRINDKVGQEVVVKHTAGLSDVASLPITVIDPSRTKAADYRISISAATGGGLQWTLRNVTAGQDVLTSREFGSADTGNLNDDNNFPIADGLLLKVAQISPDLIDDSTRFSQASPWLRGGDRFTGGDPAAPAGNTFVTTGEDLGNRYLGQFGSSWDPRDNYPVLVRFGPNNKQKAYRLRRTGPGTEYVIQATNPTPEINVTAFDVRNPAAPRQLTLSWRDQDNNGTWNPTATSDGVEILFIHDRTYDPTMSQYAHAGNGQTAINNECTVGAKADIMYGISCRLVEGATLNQSDLTMRIRPALRLAAGDVYSFSMGGVTTSAELAIQDLRKVGVFPNPYFGLNPQETNRLARFVTFNNLPDDAVIRIFNLAGQLVRTIDHKQEGGGPFRRWNLLNHSNLPVASGLYVAHIEMPGIGEKVLKLVIVQEAEVLETF; this is encoded by the coding sequence ATGAAGAAAGCCTTTAGCTTTTTGCGTGCTTTCCTTGCCGCCGGTGTGCTCTTGGGCCTGATGACCGGGTTCGCCTTGGCGAAAGAACCGGCCAGTGAAAAAGGCAAGCGAGAGTCGCTGGCGAAAACGGCTGCCTATCAGCCGGATATTTACCAAATTCTCAACATCAACAACCTGTGGTCGTGGCATCGCCGGGATGGGCAAGCCAACCATTCGCCCACCGGTGATAACGGCACCTTCTACCCGCGCGGCACCGCCTGGACGATTTATCAAGACGGCTTGGTTTTCGGCTCTCGTGCGTATGTGGATGCCCAGAAAAGCCGGCCGGCGCCCTTCGGCCAGATTACGCGCGTCGGCGGGGCAACCTATGCTACCGGACAGCGTCAAGGCTGGGTGACTGGATTAGGCGCGACGGCGCAGTTTGTGGACCCGGCCGATCCCCGCGCCCGCATCTACCGTGTGCGCCGTGATTGGAAGGAAATGAGCGCGGACGAGTTGCGGCGCGATGCCGCCGAATCCAACGAGATTGCGGCCTCGACCGTCACCGCGGCGCAAATGCAGCAAATCGCCGATCGTTATCTCAAAGATTGGAAAGAATGGCCGGTTGATCTCGGCGCGCCGTATATCGACCGCAATGGCAACGGCAAATATGATCCGCCGCCGGACAACTTCACTGTGGCTGATCTCATCGACAAGAAATACGACGAGCCCGGCATTGCTGGCGCCGACCCCAACTCGCCGGCTGATCAGGTGCTGTGGTGCGTCTTTAACGATCTGCATCGTCCCACCTCCACCGGCCGGTTCGGCTCGGAACCGAGTGGCTTGGAAATTCAGATGACGATGTGGGGCTACAAGCGTACTGACGCCCTGGGCAATATGTTCTTCCGCAAATGGCGCATCATCAACAAGGGTGGCGTCGATATCGATGCGGCCGGCACCAAAGGTGGCTTGTATCTCGACAGTATGTACGTCTGCCAGTGGTCGGATCCCGATCTGGGTTCGTTCTCTGATGATTTGACCGGCTGCGACACCACGTTGAGCCTGGGCTTCATTTATAACGGCAATGCCGTTGACACTGACTACAGAAAGTTCAACCTGCCGCCGCCATCGGCTGGTTACGACTTTCTGCAAGGCCCGATCGTGCCTTCTCCGGGCAGCCGGGCGGTGTTTGATCTGAAATACCGCAACAATTTCAAGAACCTGGGCATGGTCGGCTTTTCGTATTTCTCCGCCGGCAGCCCCTATAGCGATCCCACCGGCGGCTACACCACCAACACCATTCGCTGGTACAAAATGTTGCGCGGTTTTGCGCCGCTGGATGGCCCGGATGTCCGCTACAACCATCCTCCGGGCGTGACCCCTGGCCCCTATCCTCTCGCCGGCGATCCGGTGAAAGGCACCGGTCACGTTGACGGCAAAGGCACGAATTTCTCATTTGTGCCGGGCGACCGCCGTTTGTTGATCATCACCGGTCCGTTCAAATTGGCGCTGGGCGATACCCAGGAAGTCGTCGTCGCGTGCGTCATGGGCCTCGGAGCGGATCGTTTGTCCAGTATCTCGGTCATGAAGTTCAATGACCGTTTTGCGCAAAACACTTATAACGCGCTCTTCCGCGTGCCGAAAGCCCCGGCCGCGCCGGATGTGAAAGTGGCGCAGCTCGACGGCCAACTCGTTCTGGAATGGGGCAGCAATTTGGCGCGCGTACGGGAAATCGAAACCACCGTCAATGAGCCCGGAGCTTATAAATTCGAGGGTTATAACGTCTATCAGTTCCGCACCCCGAACGCCTCGCTCAAAGACGGCAAGCGGCTGGCGACGTATGACTTGCTCGACGACCCGGCGGTTATTCTCGACGAGCAATTTGACCCGGCCTCGGGCCAAATTCTGCAACTGCCGGCGCAGTTCGGCAGCAACGGCGGTATTCAGCGTTATTTTGTCATCAACCGGGATTTTATCAAGGATGTTGACAAGCTCAATAACGGTGAAGAGTATTACTTTGGCGTGACCGCCTACAGCAAGGCCACCGAGCCGGGTTACCTGCCTGCGGCGCTGGAATCGCCGTTGCAGATTCTCACCATCATTCCGCAATCGCCGCGTCTCGGACAGCGTATCAATGACAAGGTCGGACAAGAGGTGGTGGTGAAGCATACAGCGGGACTCAGCGATGTGGCCAGCCTTCCCATTACCGTCATTGATCCGTCACGAACGAAAGCCGCGGATTATCGCATTTCCATCAGTGCAGCCACCGGTGGCGGTCTGCAATGGACACTGCGCAATGTGACGGCGGGCCAAGATGTGTTGACGAGTAGAGAATTTGGCTCAGCCGACACCGGTAATCTCAATGATGACAATAACTTTCCGATTGCCGACGGGTTGCTGCTGAAAGTCGCGCAAATCAGCCCGGACCTCATTGATGACTCGACCAGATTTTCGCAAGCCTCGCCTTGGCTGCGTGGCGGCGATCGCTTCACCGGTGGCGATCCGGCAGCCCCAGCAGGTAACACATTCGTCACCACCGGCGAAGACTTGGGAAATCGCTATCTTGGTCAATTCGGTTCAAGCTGGGATCCGCGCGATAATTATCCGGTGCTGGTGCGGTTTGGCCCGAACAACAAGCAAAAGGCCTATCGCTTGCGCCGCACCGGACCAGGAACCGAGTATGTGATTCAAGCCACGAACCCGACGCCTGAGATCAACGTTACGGCTTTCGACGTGAGAAATCCGGCTGCCCCGCGGCAACTGACCCTCTCGTGGCGTGATCAGGACAACAATGGCACCTGGAACCCAACGGCAACCAGTGACGGCGTGGAGATTCTCTTCATCCACGACCGCACTTACGATCCGACGATGTCGCAGTATGCTCATGCGGGCAATGGCCAAACTGCGATTAACAACGAATGCACGGTCGGCGCCAAGGCGGATATTATGTACGGCATTTCCTGCCGCCTTGTCGAAGGCGCCACGCTCAACCAGAGCGATCTCACCATGCGCATTCGCCCGGCCCTGCGCCTGGCGGCGGGTGATGTGTATAGCTTCAGCATGGGCGGTGTCACGACTTCCGCCGAACTGGCGATACAAGACCTTCGCAAAGTCGGCGTGTTCCCGAATCCGTATTTCGGCCTGAACCCGCAAGAGACCAACCGCTTGGCGCGGTTCGTCACCTTCAATAACCTGCCGGACGATGCAGTCATTCGCATCTTCAACCTTGCCGGCCAGTTGGTGCGTACGATTGACCACAAACAAGAAGGTGGCGGCCCGTTCCGGCGCTGGAACTTGCTGAATCACAGCAACCTGCCGGTCGCCAGCGGCTTGTATGTGGCGCATATTGAAATGCCGGGCATCGGCGAGAAAGTGCTCAAGCTTGTCATCGTGCAAGAAGCTGAAGTGCTTGAGACGTTCTAA
- a CDS encoding oxidative damage protection protein, with translation MPRLVHCVKFNREMEGLDEPPQPGELGQRIYENVSKQAWKMWVQQQIMIINEYRLNLADPNASKFLDHAMEQFFFGAGSALPPEYMPPAQKK, from the coding sequence ATGCCACGTCTTGTCCACTGCGTCAAATTCAACCGCGAAATGGAAGGCCTGGATGAGCCGCCGCAGCCGGGCGAGCTGGGCCAGCGCATCTACGAGAACGTTTCCAAACAAGCCTGGAAAATGTGGGTGCAGCAGCAAATCATGATCATCAATGAATACCGCCTGAATCTCGCCGACCCCAACGCCAGCAAATTTCTCGACCACGCCATGGAACAATTTTTCTTTGGCGCGGGTTCGGCCCTGCCGCCGGAGTACATGCCGCCAGCGCAAAAGAAATAA
- a CDS encoding DUF1080 domain-containing protein: MLLKTARVILIGTMCLAGRGLTQSPSPWKIHDMNRPHPPVVTPGRADRLAAPPSDAVILFDGKDLSQWCDTKGEPAKWKVENGSMVAVKGSGDIQTKSGWGDVQLHIEWAAPIPKRDQGQDRGNSGVYLMSLYEVQVLDSYQNQTYADGQAASIYGQFPPMVNASRPPGEWQSYDIIFRRPRFDGDGNLVRPGRLTVLHNSVLVHDNVALWGPTNWLEYDPYQAHPDKLPLLLQDHGSPVRFRNIWLRELPEPVELGPPTGEAPKVIALAPNLLDRYVGRYEVSPGRHFTITREGDKLFANFYGTRRFEIVAHSERNFSMKRSAVDLTFDLGPDEKAKSVVFQIGGRQEKAERVASK; encoded by the coding sequence ATGCTTCTCAAAACTGCGCGAGTTATTTTGATTGGTACCATGTGTCTCGCCGGCAGGGGCTTGACGCAATCACCTTCGCCCTGGAAGATTCACGACATGAACCGGCCGCATCCGCCGGTGGTGACGCCAGGACGAGCCGACCGCCTCGCCGCGCCGCCGTCGGACGCAGTGATCTTGTTTGACGGCAAAGACCTTTCGCAATGGTGCGACACCAAAGGCGAGCCGGCGAAATGGAAAGTCGAAAACGGCTCTATGGTAGCGGTTAAAGGCAGCGGGGATATTCAAACCAAGTCAGGCTGGGGTGATGTGCAATTGCACATCGAGTGGGCTGCGCCCATACCCAAGCGAGATCAGGGGCAGGATCGCGGCAACAGCGGCGTGTATTTGATGAGCCTCTATGAGGTGCAAGTGCTTGACTCCTACCAGAACCAGACGTATGCTGATGGTCAAGCCGCCAGCATTTATGGTCAATTCCCACCGATGGTCAACGCCAGCCGGCCGCCGGGTGAGTGGCAAAGTTACGACATCATTTTCCGCCGGCCGCGTTTTGATGGCGATGGCAATCTTGTGCGGCCCGGCCGGCTGACTGTTTTGCATAACAGCGTCCTCGTTCACGACAATGTCGCGCTGTGGGGGCCGACGAACTGGCTGGAATATGATCCTTATCAGGCCCACCCCGACAAGCTTCCGCTACTGCTGCAAGATCACGGCAGTCCGGTGCGCTTTCGCAACATTTGGCTGCGGGAATTGCCCGAGCCGGTCGAGCTTGGCCCGCCAACAGGTGAGGCCCCAAAAGTGATTGCGCTCGCGCCCAACCTGCTCGACCGCTATGTTGGCCGCTATGAAGTGAGTCCGGGGCGGCATTTCACGATTACCCGCGAGGGTGACAAGCTGTTTGCCAATTTCTACGGCACGCGCCGGTTTGAAATCGTCGCGCATTCCGAGCGTAATTTTTCGATGAAACGCTCAGCGGTCGATTTAACCTTCGATCTCGGCCCCGATGAAAAAGCCAAAAGTGTCGTGTTCCAGATCGGCGGCAGGCAGGAAAAGGCGGAGAGAGTTGCTTCCAAATAA
- a CDS encoding oligopeptide transporter, OPT family, which yields METKAFKPYVAEETSLKELTLRAVVLGVMMAVILGAANAYLGMRAGLTVAATFPAAVVAMAGLRLFRGTILEENVARTTASVGEALVAGAIFTLPAFVLTGVWSHLKYWESTMIMLVGGVLGVLFVVVLRRTLVVEADLPFPESVAAAEIVKAGQGGQTGASYVFGAMGLGALWELFKNDYGVKIIADNFTKFVHFAASKINMLGQSLSYGGGIYLQTPSASPALIGVGFIVGPRVASILFAGAVFGWLLLVPLGIFMNPALSSYVQDNNWATAATQVWRYQIRPLAVGTMIVAAFYTLFRLRHALVSGIGKAFGDIGAGKSGSPTAIGSRRLERDIDLKKIIIAIAVLAIPMFLLYNYFSASLVGSLGLTIVMLILGFLFAAVAGYLVGLIGSSNNPISGLTLSTLLISAIMLVALGVTGNHGIAAVLGIAGVICCAAGIAGDMIQDLKVGHILGGTPWRMEVAEIIGVVIAALALVYPMQAMDKVYGIGSDALPAPQAGLMALMSKGIVGGEMAWPLVTVGILMAFGLILIGAPSPMLIAVGMYLPFGSTAAIFVGGVIRWIMDTMLAKRKAGEAAKMKAENTGVLLSSGLIAGEALMAVILAFVVLGRSIGGETAGPLMHVADNPWLGMLVFVLLGFLLVGMSLKSIAGMPKASGDSTQTPPRPAH from the coding sequence ATGGAAACCAAAGCGTTCAAGCCTTATGTTGCGGAAGAAACAAGTTTAAAAGAATTAACCCTTCGCGCCGTCGTGCTGGGAGTGATGATGGCGGTGATTTTGGGTGCCGCGAATGCTTATTTGGGCATGCGCGCCGGCCTCACGGTGGCCGCCACCTTTCCAGCCGCGGTAGTGGCGATGGCCGGCCTACGGCTGTTCCGTGGCACCATTTTGGAAGAAAACGTTGCGCGAACCACGGCTTCGGTCGGTGAAGCTCTGGTCGCTGGCGCTATCTTCACGCTGCCAGCCTTCGTTTTGACTGGCGTGTGGTCTCACTTGAAATATTGGGAAAGCACGATGATCATGCTGGTCGGCGGCGTATTAGGCGTGCTTTTCGTTGTGGTCTTGCGTCGCACCCTCGTCGTCGAAGCCGACCTTCCCTTTCCGGAAAGCGTTGCAGCGGCGGAAATCGTCAAGGCCGGGCAGGGTGGTCAAACCGGCGCTTCTTATGTTTTCGGCGCCATGGGGCTAGGCGCGTTGTGGGAGTTGTTCAAGAACGATTACGGCGTCAAAATTATCGCCGACAACTTCACCAAGTTCGTCCATTTTGCCGCTTCCAAAATCAACATGCTGGGACAAAGCCTGTCTTACGGCGGCGGTATTTATCTGCAAACACCATCGGCCTCGCCGGCGCTGATCGGTGTCGGTTTCATCGTCGGCCCCCGCGTCGCCTCGATTCTTTTTGCCGGCGCGGTCTTCGGCTGGCTGCTGCTGGTGCCGCTGGGAATTTTCATGAACCCGGCGCTGTCAAGCTACGTTCAGGACAACAATTGGGCCACAGCGGCGACACAGGTTTGGCGCTATCAGATTCGCCCTTTAGCTGTGGGGACGATGATCGTCGCGGCTTTTTACACCCTCTTTCGTTTGCGCCACGCGCTGGTGAGCGGCATCGGCAAAGCCTTCGGCGACATCGGTGCCGGCAAGAGTGGGAGTCCGACGGCAATAGGGAGCCGCCGCTTGGAGCGCGATATTGACTTGAAGAAAATCATCATCGCCATAGCGGTGTTGGCCATTCCGATGTTTTTACTCTACAATTATTTTAGCGCTTCGCTTGTCGGCTCTCTCGGCTTGACCATCGTGATGCTGATCCTCGGCTTTTTGTTCGCTGCCGTTGCCGGTTATCTGGTCGGACTCATTGGTTCGTCCAACAATCCCATCAGCGGGCTAACGCTTTCGACCTTGCTGATTTCGGCGATCATGCTTGTGGCTCTCGGCGTGACCGGAAATCACGGCATTGCCGCGGTGCTGGGCATAGCCGGTGTGATTTGCTGCGCCGCTGGTATTGCCGGCGATATGATCCAAGACCTCAAGGTCGGGCATATTCTCGGTGGCACACCCTGGCGCATGGAAGTGGCTGAAATTATCGGCGTGGTCATTGCAGCTTTGGCTTTGGTTTATCCGATGCAGGCGATGGACAAAGTCTACGGCATCGGCAGCGATGCCTTGCCGGCGCCGCAAGCCGGCCTGATGGCACTCATGTCAAAAGGCATCGTCGGCGGGGAAATGGCTTGGCCGCTGGTCACGGTTGGCATTCTTATGGCGTTTGGCTTGATTCTGATCGGCGCACCCTCGCCCATGCTCATCGCGGTCGGCATGTACCTGCCTTTCGGCTCCACCGCCGCGATCTTTGTTGGCGGAGTGATTCGGTGGATTATGGACACCATGCTGGCCAAGCGGAAGGCTGGCGAGGCCGCGAAAATGAAAGCCGAAAACACCGGTGTTTTGCTTTCCTCCGGCTTGATCGCCGGCGAAGCGTTGATGGCAGTGATTCTGGCCTTCGTGGTGTTGGGCCGTTCCATCGGCGGGGAAACCGCTGGGCCGCTGATGCACGTTGCGGACAATCCCTGGCTGGGCATGCTGGTTTTTGTTTTGCTCGGCTTTCTGCTCGTCGGTATGTCGCTAAAATCCATCGCCGGCATGCCGAAAGCCAGCGGCGACTCTACGCAAACGCCGCCACGCCCGGCGCATTAA
- a CDS encoding PqqD family protein, with translation MKTPAGPAPNLLELVPHPQARSEPIDDGRLALLLPRFGAGWLGRWVDRCFHPKPLRLRLDEIGSATWQLLDGRRRVEDIARALQQKFGDKVEPVHDRLNIFFRQLEQQKLIVMTSPERDKAFSAKAQ, from the coding sequence ATGAAAACACCTGCGGGCCCAGCCCCGAATTTATTGGAGCTTGTTCCGCATCCCCAGGCGCGGTCTGAACCCATCGACGATGGGCGTCTCGCCCTGCTTTTGCCGCGCTTCGGCGCCGGCTGGCTGGGCCGCTGGGTGGACCGGTGCTTCCATCCCAAACCGCTGCGGCTCCGGCTGGATGAAATCGGCAGCGCCACATGGCAATTACTCGACGGCCGGCGTCGCGTTGAAGACATTGCCCGCGCGCTGCAACAGAAGTTCGGCGACAAAGTTGAACCAGTGCATGATCGTTTGAATATTTTCTTCAGGCAACTCGAACAACAAAAGTTGATCGTGATGACCTCACCTGAAAGGGACAAGGCATTTTCTGCAAAGGCGCAATAA